The following proteins are co-located in the Apium graveolens cultivar Ventura chromosome 5, ASM990537v1, whole genome shotgun sequence genome:
- the LOC141660999 gene encoding uncharacterized protein LOC141660999, whose protein sequence is MRSTHHTKKISYANILTNSTNTHGQTSTDQADTSITSTPPKHTTSGEISIESNLHPLFLQNIDHPGLILISKKLTGTENFGPCKRLISIALSAKNKLGIVTGTVSKPDDDSPLKAHWDRVNDMVISWILNTISDEISNGMDFVNSAQEVWEELHEQFSSVNGHRVYQVLKDIHTFDQGNKSVELYYHKLKNLRDEYIALEPIVACKCKCTCGAHKFQEDREQRKRLIQFLMGLHESYAAARGQILMMDPLPSVTRAFSLIKQDEKQKQGYMPPPSFSASVKSDQPNQSKPALGPPDNG, encoded by the coding sequence ATGAGATCTACACATCATACTAAAAAGATTAGTTACGCAAATATATTGACGAATAGTACTAATACTCATGGCCAAACCTCTACTGATCAAGCTGATACTTCTATTACTTCTACTCCACCTAAACATACTACTTCTGGTGAAATCTCAATTGAGTCTAATCTTCATCCATTATTTTTACAAAACATAGATCATCCTGGCTTAATTTTGATATCAAAAAAGTTGACTGGCACAGAGAATTTTGGTCCCTGTAAAAGATTAATTTCTATTGCTTTATCAGCTAAGAACAAATTAGGTATTGTTACTGGTACCGTTTCTAAGCCAGATGATGATTCTCCTCTTAAGGCTCACTGGGATAGGGTAAATGACATGGTAATCAGTTGGATTCTAAATACAATTTCTGATGAGATTAGTAATGGCATGGATTTTGTTAATTCTGCTCAAGAAGTTTGGGAAGAGTTACATGAACAATTTTCTAGTGTCAATGGACATCGAGTTTATCAAGTCTTAAAGGACATTCATACTTTTGATCAAGGTAACAAATCTGTTGAGTTGTATTATCATAAGTTGAAGAACCTTCGGGATGAATACATTGCCTTGGAACCTATTGTTGCTTGTAAATGTAAGTGCACTTGTGGAGCACATAAATTTCAGGAAGATAGGGAGCAGAGAAAAAGGCTGATTCAGTTCCTTATGGGGCTACATGAGTCTTATGCAGCAGCAAGAGGTCAGATTCTTATGATGGATCCTCTTCCATCTGTGACTCGAGCTTTTTCTCTTATCAAGCAAGATGAGAAGCAGAAACAAGGATATATGCCTCCACCTTCATTCAGTGCTTCTGTTAAGTCTGATCAACCAAATCAGTCCAAACCAGCTTTAGGTCCTCCTGACAATGGATAA